In Chitinophaga sp. HK235, a single window of DNA contains:
- a CDS encoding glycoside hydrolase family 2 TIM barrel-domain containing protein — protein sequence MKKLLSALLFLPAVLQAQSNDWENPQKPSENTLYPHAHFIPYPDAAAALKGDSSPFTRSLDGIWKFHMAANPAARPKGFEQSNYDVSNWKTIRVPANWQTEGYAPYIFTDVEYPFTPNPPFVPKEENPVGSYRRSFQLPVSWKGKQTWLHIGAANAFVYVWVNGKYAGFSKDSKTPAEFDISAYVQPGNNTVSLQVFRFSDGSYLEGQDMWKLSGIERSVYLVARSPLCIYDFFAKPLLVNDYKDGSLQLGLALNKLPALTDKDKRIRISLQDKGNTIFSKTLPVGSDSLYHLQQLLPGIKAWNAEQPNLYQLIITLEDKQGKPVESITQAIGFRTVEIKRGLLLVNGKPIIIKGVNRHEHDMHTAKVVDMEGMLKDIRTMKQYNINAVRTSHYPNREEWYALCDRYGIYVVDEANIECDGMSMHPLKTLSDKPEWKAAYIERTRRLVERDKNHCSVITWSLGNESDFGENFIDTYKWSKQRDNTRPVQYEVARNTPWTDIVAPMYKSIAWMQEYVREYRDRPMIQCEYAHMMGNSGGNLRDDWELMQKHDQLQGGFIWDFSDQTFLQHDSLGRAIWAYGADMGTVGATSDTSFCADGMLAADRSPHPQAFEVRKVYQPVQFAPVGWSANLLQVRNRYDFNLLDNITLSWELKGDGKVIASKVLPYRHLLPRQQDTLRVDLPVINPQPGIHYYLHVKAALKNAEGLLPAGFIVATDQFELPWYTPVAARQVKGQALQVKSAANGWEIGNGLFTATIREGWLEQFAVNGTGYMQKALRPHFWRAATDNDIGNSQQMRCAVWQHAGDSSRLLSARIVRQDQQQVEIQAMHWLPLADARYGIDYTIYANGDIKVNVRFLPGDSILPEMPRMGMRMVLAPALDKVTWLGRGPFDNYQDRKYAADVDVYTLPADSLFHPYPRAQESGYRSDVHWMALRTAAGNGWMARSDSLLNMGVLHFDMDRLNFNRRHNVHGGSMYNDPLIWWNIDYQQAGLGGDNSWGAKPHAPYTLIYKPYQYSFILRPLQSGDEPTEKAKEIYE from the coding sequence ATGAAGAAACTATTATCAGCTTTATTGTTTTTACCAGCGGTATTGCAGGCCCAGTCCAACGATTGGGAAAACCCGCAAAAGCCGTCTGAAAACACGTTATACCCGCACGCTCACTTTATTCCCTATCCGGATGCTGCAGCAGCCCTGAAGGGAGACAGCTCTCCTTTTACCCGTTCGCTGGACGGCATCTGGAAATTCCACATGGCCGCCAATCCGGCCGCCCGCCCTAAAGGATTTGAACAATCCAACTATGATGTAAGTAACTGGAAAACGATCCGGGTACCGGCCAACTGGCAAACAGAGGGCTATGCCCCCTACATCTTCACAGATGTAGAATATCCTTTCACACCCAATCCTCCTTTTGTCCCCAAAGAAGAAAATCCTGTAGGCTCCTACCGCCGCAGCTTTCAGCTGCCTGTTTCCTGGAAGGGCAAACAGACATGGCTGCATATCGGCGCTGCCAACGCTTTTGTATATGTATGGGTAAACGGTAAATATGCAGGCTTCAGTAAAGACAGTAAAACCCCGGCCGAATTTGATATCTCTGCGTATGTACAGCCCGGCAACAACACCGTTTCTCTTCAGGTGTTTCGCTTCAGTGATGGTTCCTACCTCGAAGGTCAGGACATGTGGAAACTCAGCGGCATAGAAAGAAGTGTATACCTGGTGGCCCGCTCACCCTTATGTATATACGATTTTTTTGCTAAACCCCTGCTGGTAAATGATTACAAAGATGGCTCCCTGCAGCTGGGCCTGGCACTGAATAAACTGCCGGCCCTCACGGACAAGGATAAACGCATCCGTATATCCCTGCAGGACAAAGGCAATACCATATTCTCAAAAACACTGCCTGTTGGCAGTGATAGTCTGTACCACCTGCAACAGTTACTGCCTGGTATTAAAGCCTGGAATGCTGAACAGCCCAACCTCTACCAGCTGATCATTACGCTGGAAGACAAGCAGGGCAAGCCTGTCGAGAGTATAACCCAGGCCATCGGCTTCCGTACCGTTGAAATAAAAAGAGGACTGCTCCTGGTAAATGGCAAACCAATTATCATCAAAGGGGTGAACCGCCATGAGCATGATATGCATACTGCAAAGGTGGTTGATATGGAAGGTATGCTGAAGGATATCCGCACCATGAAACAATACAATATCAATGCGGTGCGTACCAGTCATTATCCCAACAGGGAAGAGTGGTATGCGCTCTGTGATCGCTATGGTATTTATGTGGTAGACGAAGCAAATATAGAATGCGATGGCATGAGCATGCATCCGCTGAAAACCCTGTCAGATAAACCCGAATGGAAGGCGGCTTACATAGAGCGTACCCGTCGTCTGGTGGAAAGAGATAAGAACCATTGCAGCGTCATCACCTGGTCACTGGGAAATGAAAGTGATTTCGGCGAAAATTTTATCGATACCTACAAATGGTCAAAACAACGCGACAATACCCGTCCGGTACAATATGAAGTGGCACGTAATACGCCCTGGACGGATATTGTGGCACCTATGTATAAATCTATTGCCTGGATGCAGGAGTATGTGCGGGAATACCGTGACCGCCCGATGATCCAGTGCGAATACGCCCATATGATGGGCAACAGCGGAGGCAATCTCCGGGATGACTGGGAGCTGATGCAAAAACATGATCAGCTGCAGGGTGGCTTTATCTGGGATTTTTCTGATCAGACATTTTTGCAACACGACTCACTCGGAAGGGCTATCTGGGCTTACGGCGCCGATATGGGCACAGTAGGTGCTACCAGCGATACCAGTTTTTGTGCAGATGGTATGCTGGCTGCCGACCGCTCTCCGCATCCGCAGGCTTTTGAAGTAAGAAAAGTATATCAGCCGGTACAGTTTGCGCCGGTAGGATGGTCGGCTAATTTGTTGCAGGTACGCAATCGTTACGACTTTAACCTGCTGGACAATATTACGCTGAGCTGGGAACTGAAGGGAGATGGAAAAGTAATAGCGTCCAAAGTTCTACCATACCGCCATCTGTTACCACGCCAGCAGGATACTTTACGTGTAGACCTCCCCGTTATCAACCCGCAGCCGGGTATACATTACTACCTGCATGTAAAGGCTGCCCTGAAAAATGCAGAGGGCTTGTTACCAGCAGGCTTCATCGTTGCCACCGATCAGTTTGAACTGCCCTGGTATACACCGGTGGCTGCCCGGCAGGTGAAAGGCCAGGCCCTCCAGGTGAAATCCGCTGCCAACGGCTGGGAAATTGGTAATGGACTGTTTACCGCCACCATCCGCGAAGGATGGCTGGAGCAGTTTGCTGTTAACGGTACCGGATATATGCAAAAGGCATTAAGACCTCACTTCTGGCGCGCCGCCACCGACAACGATATCGGTAACAGTCAACAGATGCGTTGTGCGGTATGGCAACATGCAGGTGACAGCTCCCGTCTGCTGTCTGCCCGTATTGTCCGTCAGGACCAGCAACAGGTGGAGATACAGGCCATGCACTGGCTGCCGCTGGCAGATGCCCGTTACGGTATAGACTATACGATATATGCCAATGGTGATATCAAAGTGAATGTTCGTTTCCTGCCCGGAGATAGTATACTGCCGGAGATGCCCCGTATGGGTATGCGGATGGTACTAGCACCTGCACTGGACAAAGTGACCTGGCTGGGCCGCGGCCCCTTTGATAACTACCAGGACCGTAAATATGCGGCTGACGTTGACGTATATACGCTTCCTGCAGACTCCCTGTTTCATCCCTATCCCCGTGCACAGGAAAGCGGTTACCGCTCCGACGTGCATTGGATGGCGCTGCGTACGGCCGCCGGCAACGGCTGGATGGCCCGCAGCGACTCCTTACTCAACATGGGGGTGTTACACTTTGATATGGACCGGCTGAATTTTAACCGTCGTCATAATGTACATGGCGGCTCTATGTACAACGATCCGCTCATCTGGTGGAATATTGACTACCAGCAGGCCGGCCTGGGTGGCGACAACAGCTGGGGCGCCAAACCACATGCTCCCTACACCCTGATATATAAACCATATCAATATAGTTTTATATTGAGACCTTTGCAGTCAGGCGATGAACCAACAGAAAAGGCGAAAGAGATATATGAGTAA
- a CDS encoding RNA polymerase sigma factor, whose translation MLNAHHATDTSTGRYCEKDYAGFWYEMQQDNEQGLYKIYHDLYDNFYHYGISVVLEKGIVKEAINDIFVDIWRKRHQLDMPENIQAYLFICFKRKLYKILTKNQKGITLTDNQLFPEPEELPYESVLIRQETDAQVKNKLEKMLALLTSRQKEFIRMRFYEDLSIEEIAMKTAATPRTIYNTIHNALVRIREVYTDATFIALLLLLIDMEKNS comes from the coding sequence ATGCTCAACGCTCATCACGCTACTGATACCAGCACAGGCAGGTATTGTGAAAAAGATTATGCAGGTTTCTGGTATGAAATGCAGCAGGACAATGAACAGGGCCTGTATAAGATTTACCACGACCTTTACGATAACTTCTACCACTATGGGATCTCTGTTGTGCTGGAAAAAGGTATCGTTAAAGAAGCCATCAATGACATCTTTGTAGACATCTGGCGGAAGCGCCATCAGTTGGACATGCCGGAAAATATCCAGGCATATCTTTTTATATGCTTTAAAAGGAAGTTGTATAAGATACTCACCAAAAACCAGAAAGGAATTACCCTTACTGATAATCAGCTGTTTCCCGAACCGGAAGAGCTACCTTATGAATCAGTACTGATACGCCAGGAAACCGATGCCCAGGTGAAGAATAAACTGGAAAAAATGCTGGCGCTGCTCACCAGCCGTCAGAAAGAATTTATCCGCATGCGCTTCTATGAAGACCTGAGCATAGAAGAAATAGCAATGAAAACAGCCGCCACCCCCCGCACCATCTATAATACCATCCACAATGCCCTCGTACGCATCCGGGAAGTATATACCGATGCCACATTTATCGCACTGCTGCTGCTTTTGATCGATATGGAAAAAAATTCCTGA
- a CDS encoding TonB-dependent receptor yields the protein MKKTSLLRACCAMLLSTLLLSWVQIAEGLKDKIDVGFRQTRVLSVLQYLEKNTRLKFSYNLDDLEKLKPVTIDKKERTVESLLQEISHATSLQFRMTEDIILVKAAPATSLAAVQPAQEKPVEGVVKSAGGEALPGVSVRVKGTGHGMLTDVQGRFKFTDLPAGAVLEVSFIGYEKQEVTVNGQSPLTVTLAASTKVLDQVVVVGYGTQSKRNVSAAITSVKGSEISNVASNNPVNALQGRVAGLTVTNTGGAPGGMADIRLRGISTFGSHQPLFIIDGSPGDPYYLNNNDIASIEVLKDGAAASIYGSKSANGVILVTTKKGKKGAPKIEFNSWYSVVKPTGKLHLLDADGYLKVHNMMYDAAPASTKRPAYLKTGVTANTNWQDEILGQGNSENYSLSLTGGSEYFNYGLSGNIANEKGTLLGTNFKKKSIRSRNEYKKGRLTVEANLVYAETQRRDVPYSVKDAFFQSPLLPVFDSKEKYGYAMQINQLPKYENAVGVNFYNDNNNKIQYFNGNARLSLELLKGMKFVTNLNLANSNYFTYNYHPPYRANANDPLIPYARLEDGRTTYRERLMENLLYYDRSFGKHNLNLLAGYTAAENTSNSLTTVADGKTTVYSVVDGQIVSNVIPGGFLDPSFNTMDGANGGTYSASGTRWQYNRLSWLGRVNYAYDGKYLLQLSVRRDGSSKFGENRRYGTFPSASIGWNLQSEPFMQQFNWLTMLKLRASYGRLGNEDVLTAYDHQQLILIKNVQGGGYVQGAGSTAWPGGAAYDLRNKDLRWETNVSHNIGFDFGINNKLTGAFNYFNNTTIDLLIQKALATSNGLNNPVMNVGRISNRGWELELTWADKKGDFNYSVTGTVSQVKNKVLELANDGQKLYGVGLKYGTGPVPNTTQVGSEMGAFYLYEADGIFQSDAEVAAYKNSKGELLQPDAKAGDIRFKDSNGDGVIDNNDKTYQGSAFPKIEYGLNMSVAWKGFDLQLFWQGVGGNKLYNGNKYELQGMDAGRNFDVSTLNAWTPQNTNTNVPRAVLGDPNYNNRESTRFLESGSYLRLKMLSLGYSFSPKLLQQAKVSRLRLYVSAQNILTFTKYSGPDPEIGRTDVLNNGLDRMMYPQNKVLMAGAQLEF from the coding sequence ATGAAGAAAACATCCCTTCTAAGGGCATGCTGTGCCATGCTCCTGTCTACCCTTTTGCTAAGTTGGGTGCAAATAGCAGAAGGCCTGAAAGATAAGATTGACGTAGGTTTTAGGCAAACAAGAGTACTCAGCGTGCTGCAGTATCTGGAGAAAAATACCCGCCTGAAATTTTCGTACAATCTCGATGATCTGGAAAAACTGAAACCTGTGACCATCGATAAAAAAGAGCGGACAGTAGAAAGTCTGCTCCAGGAGATCAGCCATGCTACCTCTCTGCAATTCCGGATGACTGAAGACATCATTCTGGTAAAAGCAGCACCAGCCACTTCTCTGGCGGCAGTACAACCTGCACAGGAAAAACCGGTGGAAGGCGTGGTGAAGTCCGCCGGCGGAGAAGCACTGCCAGGTGTTAGTGTACGCGTAAAAGGTACCGGACATGGAATGCTCACCGATGTACAAGGCCGCTTCAAATTCACTGACCTGCCTGCAGGAGCAGTGCTGGAAGTGTCTTTCATCGGTTATGAAAAACAGGAGGTAACTGTCAACGGTCAATCACCGCTGACTGTTACCCTTGCTGCTTCCACCAAAGTACTGGACCAGGTAGTGGTAGTAGGTTATGGCACACAGAGCAAAAGAAATGTGAGTGCAGCCATCACCTCTGTAAAAGGCAGTGAAATTTCCAACGTGGCCAGCAACAACCCTGTTAATGCGTTGCAGGGTAGAGTAGCAGGCCTCACTGTAACCAATACCGGCGGTGCTCCCGGCGGTATGGCCGATATCAGACTGCGTGGTATCAGCACCTTCGGCAGCCACCAGCCACTCTTCATCATCGATGGTAGCCCTGGCGATCCCTATTACCTCAACAACAACGATATTGCTTCCATAGAAGTACTGAAAGATGGCGCTGCTGCGTCTATTTATGGTTCCAAAAGTGCCAACGGTGTAATCCTCGTGACCACTAAAAAAGGGAAAAAAGGTGCTCCGAAAATTGAATTCAATAGCTGGTACAGCGTTGTTAAACCCACTGGCAAACTGCACCTGCTCGATGCGGATGGTTATCTGAAAGTACATAACATGATGTACGATGCAGCTCCGGCAAGCACCAAAAGACCCGCTTATCTCAAAACGGGTGTTACCGCCAACACCAACTGGCAGGATGAAATCCTTGGTCAGGGTAACAGTGAAAACTACAGCCTTAGCCTCACCGGTGGCAGCGAATATTTTAACTATGGCCTCAGCGGTAACATCGCCAACGAAAAAGGAACTTTGCTGGGAACCAATTTCAAAAAGAAATCCATCCGCTCCCGCAATGAGTATAAAAAAGGACGCCTCACTGTTGAAGCTAACCTGGTATATGCTGAAACACAGCGCAGAGACGTTCCTTATAGTGTAAAAGATGCATTCTTCCAGTCTCCGCTGTTACCAGTGTTTGATAGCAAGGAGAAATATGGATATGCCATGCAGATCAATCAGCTGCCTAAATATGAGAATGCTGTTGGGGTGAATTTTTACAATGATAACAACAATAAAATCCAGTACTTCAACGGTAATGCCCGGCTTTCACTGGAACTGCTGAAAGGCATGAAATTCGTTACCAATCTTAACCTGGCCAACTCTAATTACTTTACCTATAACTATCATCCGCCTTACCGCGCTAATGCCAATGATCCGCTGATCCCATATGCAAGATTGGAAGACGGACGTACCACTTACCGGGAGCGTCTGATGGAAAATCTGTTGTACTATGATCGCAGCTTCGGTAAACATAACCTCAACCTGCTGGCAGGTTATACGGCGGCGGAAAATACTTCCAACAGTTTAACAACGGTGGCAGACGGTAAAACCACCGTTTATTCTGTAGTAGATGGTCAGATCGTATCTAATGTGATACCTGGTGGATTTCTGGACCCATCCTTCAATACCATGGATGGTGCCAACGGTGGTACTTACAGTGCTAGTGGCACTCGCTGGCAGTACAACCGACTCTCCTGGCTGGGCCGTGTAAACTATGCCTATGATGGAAAATATCTCCTCCAGCTTTCCGTTCGTCGTGATGGCTCTTCCAAATTCGGTGAAAACCGCCGCTATGGTACTTTCCCTTCTGCCTCTATCGGATGGAACCTGCAGAGTGAACCCTTCATGCAACAGTTTAACTGGCTCACCATGCTGAAACTCCGTGCCAGCTATGGTCGCCTGGGTAACGAAGATGTACTCACTGCCTATGACCATCAACAGCTGATCCTCATCAAAAATGTACAGGGTGGTGGTTATGTACAGGGTGCCGGTTCTACCGCATGGCCTGGCGGTGCTGCCTATGACCTGCGCAACAAAGATCTGCGCTGGGAAACCAACGTTAGCCACAACATCGGATTCGACTTCGGTATCAATAACAAACTTACCGGTGCTTTCAATTACTTTAACAATACCACCATCGATCTCCTGATCCAAAAAGCACTGGCAACCAGCAATGGTCTGAATAATCCTGTTATGAACGTGGGCCGTATCTCTAACCGCGGTTGGGAACTGGAACTCACCTGGGCCGATAAAAAAGGTGACTTCAACTATAGTGTAACCGGTACCGTTAGCCAGGTGAAAAACAAAGTGCTGGAACTCGCCAACGACGGACAGAAACTCTACGGCGTAGGCCTCAAATACGGCACCGGCCCTGTTCCCAATACTACCCAGGTAGGCAGCGAAATGGGCGCGTTTTACCTGTACGAGGCGGATGGTATCTTCCAGTCTGATGCAGAAGTAGCGGCGTATAAAAACAGTAAAGGTGAACTGCTGCAGCCCGATGCCAAAGCCGGTGATATCCGCTTTAAAGATTCCAATGGTGATGGTGTAATTGACAACAACGATAAAACCTACCAGGGCAGTGCTTTCCCTAAAATCGAATACGGACTGAATATGAGTGTGGCCTGGAAAGGCTTTGATCTGCAGCTCTTCTGGCAGGGTGTGGGTGGTAATAAACTCTACAACGGCAACAAATACGAATTACAGGGTATGGATGCAGGCCGCAACTTTGACGTGAGCACACTCAACGCCTGGACGCCGCAGAACACCAATACCAACGTACCACGTGCCGTACTGGGTGATCCCAACTATAACAACCGTGAGTCTACCCGTTTCCTCGAAAGTGGCAGCTACCTGCGTCTGAAAATGCTCTCCCTGGGTTATTCATTCTCTCCGAAGCTGCTGCAGCAAGCCAAGGTATCACGCTTACGCCTGTACGTAAGTGCGCAGAACATACTCACCTTCACCAAATACTCCGGCCCGGATCCTGAAATCGGCCGTACTGATGTGCTGAACAATGGTCTCGACCGTATGATGTATCCGCAAAACAAAGTATTGATGGCTGGCGCTCAGCTGGAATTCTAA
- a CDS encoding FecR family protein → MDLQQYKAEDFILNDSFVRYCLRSNDTDVQFWENWLERYPHKQEEAEKARQWLFHLGLRLTPEEKDAEFGKLKAAISVADTPVKKISWKKIARIAAAIVLPLTAIAWWLTTQRQTAPAADQEAYTIFKATDNLRRQVTLADGSLVILNPHSVLKVPASYNQQQRNLQLEGEALFEVAKAEGKPFVVSAGNIRVQALGTAFKLRAYHFDKEAAVKLVEGKVRVAQETAVAELLPGEQLTTGKEHARFNKNRFDLEREKAWRSGRLVFHNASPADIAATLEYWYGINIKVITRKNKPIRFNGVFNNKPLQEVLVAVCFVNGLESVTKNDTLFVQPISK, encoded by the coding sequence ATGGACTTACAGCAGTATAAGGCGGAAGACTTTATTTTAAACGATTCATTCGTACGTTATTGCCTGCGCAGCAATGATACGGATGTGCAGTTCTGGGAAAACTGGCTGGAACGTTATCCGCATAAACAGGAAGAAGCGGAAAAGGCACGACAGTGGCTGTTCCACCTGGGGCTTCGTCTCACGCCGGAAGAAAAGGATGCTGAGTTTGGCAAATTGAAAGCTGCCATCTCAGTAGCAGATACACCGGTGAAAAAAATATCCTGGAAAAAGATCGCAAGGATCGCTGCTGCCATCGTATTACCATTAACTGCTATCGCCTGGTGGCTGACAACACAGCGGCAGACAGCTCCTGCGGCTGATCAGGAAGCCTACACCATTTTTAAGGCTACGGATAACCTGCGCCGTCAGGTAACACTGGCCGATGGAAGTCTGGTGATACTCAACCCACACAGTGTACTGAAAGTTCCCGCTTCCTATAATCAGCAGCAACGTAATCTGCAGCTGGAAGGAGAGGCCCTGTTTGAGGTGGCCAAAGCTGAAGGCAAACCTTTTGTAGTGAGTGCCGGTAACATCCGTGTACAGGCGCTGGGCACCGCTTTTAAATTAAGAGCATACCATTTTGATAAAGAAGCTGCTGTAAAACTGGTAGAAGGAAAGGTACGGGTAGCGCAGGAAACAGCTGTAGCAGAATTGCTGCCCGGCGAACAGCTCACCACCGGCAAGGAACACGCTCGTTTTAATAAAAACAGGTTCGACCTGGAACGGGAAAAAGCATGGCGCAGCGGTCGTCTCGTCTTTCACAATGCATCTCCCGCAGATATCGCTGCCACACTCGAATACTGGTATGGCATCAACATAAAAGTGATCACACGAAAAAACAAACCTATCCGCTTTAACGGCGTATTCAACAACAAACCACTGCAGGAAGTACTGGTGGCTGTTTGTTTCGTCAACGGGCTCGAATCTGTCACAAAAAATGACACTTTATTCGTGCAACCAATAAGTAAATAG
- a CDS encoding RagB/SusD family nutrient uptake outer membrane protein: MKKSLLYISLLSAAMVFSTGCKKELLNQNSPDKLTSDNFWTTRERALTGLSAAYSRIESFAGWDNFIEARSCREYYREDFVEPGSDAYNYSWWMEIYNYSYNSGNYAIDLLWKDNYRGINFTNQVLENVAIMNNGQIDDASKSMILAEAHFLRAYYNFKLLTNFEKVILRDKVPNGENDLPKAPSSRNEVWDAIIADLKAAEPGLPLRGERPATELGRVTKGAAQAYLGKVLIYRAGEDNGNAKAYFTEAAAWLKKVIDSKQYTLIDNYLGMFNGTLTNSAESVFELQQTMDEANGAYYKSQLSDWMAASELGGYGEIYGTQKLLTEMLKEGKVATDGLYDHRVYNTVFFKDDYFNDAANPRVYGKTYDKVFENNTVAFRKWIPASLDLLGNPVAINMPIIRYADVKLLYAEAQNAIGFPDQAMIQINEVRARSAMPALNLANATDVFNQLVHERTMEFTLESSRFYDLRRWGMLQQKMQDAGRTFSPDKSYYPLPLKETQNNPLAQ; this comes from the coding sequence ATGAAAAAGTCTTTGTTATATATATCATTATTATCCGCAGCCATGGTATTTTCTACTGGTTGTAAAAAGGAGCTGCTAAATCAGAACTCGCCGGATAAGCTGACCTCAGACAACTTCTGGACTACCCGCGAAAGAGCCCTCACCGGCCTCTCGGCAGCTTACTCCAGAATAGAGAGCTTTGCCGGATGGGACAACTTCATCGAAGCCCGTTCCTGCCGCGAATACTACCGGGAAGATTTTGTGGAGCCCGGCAGCGATGCTTACAACTACAGCTGGTGGATGGAGATATACAACTACAGCTATAATTCAGGCAACTATGCCATAGACCTGCTCTGGAAAGATAACTACCGCGGTATCAACTTTACCAACCAGGTGCTGGAAAATGTAGCGATCATGAACAACGGCCAGATAGATGATGCCAGCAAAAGCATGATCCTGGCGGAAGCTCATTTCCTGCGTGCCTACTATAATTTTAAACTGCTCACCAACTTCGAAAAGGTGATCCTTCGTGATAAGGTGCCCAATGGCGAAAATGATCTGCCCAAAGCACCTTCTTCCCGTAATGAAGTATGGGACGCTATCATCGCCGACCTGAAAGCCGCCGAGCCTGGTCTGCCGCTGCGCGGTGAAAGACCAGCTACCGAGTTGGGACGGGTTACCAAAGGCGCTGCACAGGCGTACCTGGGTAAAGTGCTTATCTACCGCGCCGGAGAAGACAACGGCAATGCAAAGGCTTACTTCACCGAGGCTGCAGCCTGGCTGAAAAAAGTGATCGACTCCAAACAATACACCCTGATAGACAACTACCTGGGGATGTTTAATGGAACACTGACCAACTCTGCTGAATCTGTATTCGAACTGCAGCAGACCATGGACGAAGCCAACGGCGCTTACTACAAGTCACAGCTGAGCGACTGGATGGCTGCTTCAGAACTGGGTGGTTACGGAGAGATCTATGGTACCCAGAAACTGCTGACGGAAATGCTGAAAGAAGGAAAAGTAGCTACCGATGGTTTATATGATCATCGTGTATATAATACCGTTTTCTTTAAGGACGACTATTTTAATGATGCTGCCAATCCCCGTGTATACGGAAAAACTTACGATAAAGTGTTTGAAAACAACACTGTCGCATTCCGTAAATGGATTCCGGCCAGCCTCGACCTGCTGGGCAATCCTGTTGCCATCAATATGCCCATCATCCGCTATGCTGATGTGAAACTGTTGTACGCAGAAGCGCAAAATGCAATAGGTTTCCCCGACCAGGCCATGATACAGATCAACGAGGTTCGTGCCCGCTCCGCCATGCCGGCCCTGAACCTCGCCAATGCCACCGATGTGTTTAACCAGCTGGTGCATGAAAGAACGATGGAGTTCACACTGGAAAGCAGCCGTTTCTACGACCTTCGCCGCTGGGGTATGCTTCAGCAGAAAATGCAGGACGCAGGAAGAACTTTTTCACCGGATAAAAGTTATTACCCGCTGCCACTCAAGGAAACACAGAACAACCCACTGGCTCAATAG